Proteins encoded together in one Planctomycetaceae bacterium window:
- a CDS encoding phosphoadenylyl-sulfate reductase: MARLSQVDLIDLNRNFEERTPQELLEWAREIFGSRVAALSSMQRSGNVICHMLYSIPVKMPVLFVDTGVLFAETLETRDRLIAEYATDLRTLSPEKSMEQQTQEHGVLYLSPEGQKQCCELRKSAPLDKVAGDFDALVGSLRRADGGQRGTCPILAVDTRLNCLRINPLVNFTDDQMDAYVAEHRVIVNPLHKQGYSTIGCNRCTTPVLPGEPRRAGRWRHLGPWSVYCGINPTDLDPDRSPAVDFPQELVDRVLGRSTDYMI, encoded by the coding sequence ATGGCAAGGCTGTCGCAGGTCGATCTGATCGACCTGAATCGCAATTTCGAAGAACGGACGCCGCAGGAACTACTGGAATGGGCCAGGGAAATCTTCGGCTCGCGAGTGGCAGCATTGTCGTCAATGCAAAGGTCGGGAAACGTCATCTGCCACATGCTGTACTCGATTCCCGTGAAGATGCCGGTGCTGTTCGTCGACACCGGTGTGCTGTTCGCGGAAACGCTCGAAACTCGTGACCGGCTGATCGCCGAATACGCGACGGATTTGCGAACGCTGTCGCCGGAAAAATCGATGGAACAGCAAACACAAGAACATGGCGTGCTGTACCTCAGTCCTGAAGGACAAAAACAGTGTTGCGAATTACGGAAATCAGCTCCACTGGATAAAGTCGCCGGCGATTTCGACGCTCTGGTCGGAAGCCTGCGCCGTGCTGACGGCGGCCAGCGCGGAACGTGCCCGATACTGGCTGTTGACACGCGGCTCAATTGCCTGCGAATCAACCCTCTGGTGAATTTCACCGACGACCAGATGGACGCTTATGTCGCCGAACATCGTGTTATCGTAAACCCTTTGCACAAGCAGGGTTACTCGACGATTGGCTGCAATCGCTGCACCACTCCCGTGCTGCCCGGCGAACCGCGCCGGGCGGGCCGCTGGAGACATCTCGGCCCCTGGTCCGTGTACTGCGGAATCAACCCGACAGACCTGGACCCCGACCGGTCGCCCGCAGTGGATTTTCCGCAGGAACTCGTGGACCGAGTGCTTGGCCGCAGCACGGATTACATGATCTGA
- a CDS encoding DUF1598 domain-containing protein codes for MLRVSLPFRPCASSSPVTAIVAAILLACTVTGSVQAGDVTTVDAKSAKEAQKLRQDARTAAEKGDFVTAVKNIRTAARLTGDRVTAEKAQKLADSMNPAAGGSPFAMPQQLIQLIRSQTGNGDPQQWVDENGNQRIMAFTAGQGVFVGAPAILAALAVRDDNSRMLTAVELARTANHNVDVRSTSDLRMVSLPRLEQQVRDLIAQGTPIPEEISNLAGITRVQYLFVFPETGDVVIAGPAGDWANDARGQAVNTVTGRPTLKLDDLVTLTRTFSAAGEGFFMCTIDPKQDQVQQLQEFVRRNRRDLTANTAGQWAQELEQRLGLQNVFVQGVPADSRVASVIVEADYRMKEIGIGRRAGVAGMKSYFDLLTRSERRGSSLDALRWWMTVGYEAINTSPDGNVFELTGRSIKCLSEDQFVNEDGSRKATGKARRPNAEFARLFTEHLPALAKQDPVFADLENVFDMALVTSLLHSHGLARQVGWMPETFGTDGEFTTASVDVPTELMTAAASRVYEDRSVVLQVAGGVRADVGELTSDEAAFHRSDELTKRVSEATPVGQQDNRWWWDAAVDR; via the coding sequence ATGCTGCGAGTAAGTTTGCCTTTCCGGCCGTGTGCGAGTTCGTCTCCCGTCACCGCCATTGTGGCCGCGATTCTGCTGGCTTGTACGGTTACCGGCTCAGTCCAGGCCGGTGACGTCACCACGGTCGACGCGAAATCCGCGAAAGAAGCCCAGAAGCTTCGTCAGGATGCTCGAACCGCGGCCGAAAAGGGCGACTTTGTCACTGCGGTCAAGAACATTCGGACCGCCGCCCGGCTCACTGGTGACCGAGTTACCGCGGAGAAGGCTCAGAAGCTGGCCGACTCAATGAATCCGGCGGCAGGTGGCAGCCCGTTCGCGATGCCGCAGCAGTTGATTCAGTTGATTCGGAGCCAGACCGGAAACGGCGACCCGCAGCAATGGGTCGACGAAAACGGAAACCAGCGAATCATGGCATTCACCGCCGGTCAGGGGGTCTTTGTCGGGGCACCCGCGATCCTGGCAGCACTTGCCGTCCGTGACGACAACTCACGCATGCTGACCGCTGTCGAACTTGCCCGCACGGCGAACCACAACGTTGACGTCCGATCGACTTCGGATCTGCGAATGGTTTCTCTGCCGCGGCTGGAACAGCAGGTTCGGGACCTGATCGCTCAGGGAACACCGATTCCCGAGGAAATTTCCAATCTTGCCGGCATTACTCGCGTTCAATACCTGTTTGTCTTTCCGGAAACCGGAGACGTCGTCATCGCCGGTCCGGCGGGAGACTGGGCCAATGATGCTCGCGGCCAGGCTGTCAACACCGTGACCGGCCGACCGACGCTGAAGCTCGACGACCTGGTCACGCTGACGCGGACATTCTCCGCCGCCGGCGAAGGATTCTTCATGTGTACCATTGACCCGAAGCAGGACCAGGTTCAGCAACTGCAGGAATTCGTCCGTCGCAATCGTCGCGACCTGACAGCAAATACCGCCGGACAGTGGGCACAGGAACTTGAACAGCGACTGGGACTGCAAAACGTCTTCGTTCAGGGTGTTCCCGCGGATTCGCGAGTTGCTTCCGTGATCGTCGAAGCAGACTACCGCATGAAGGAAATCGGAATCGGCCGTCGAGCTGGTGTCGCCGGAATGAAGAGCTACTTCGACCTGCTGACACGTTCCGAACGCCGCGGATCATCTCTGGACGCACTGCGATGGTGGATGACGGTCGGATACGAAGCAATCAACACGTCGCCCGACGGAAACGTGTTCGAACTGACCGGACGTTCAATCAAATGTCTGTCGGAAGATCAGTTCGTGAACGAAGACGGCAGCCGGAAAGCCACCGGCAAGGCTCGCCGTCCGAACGCGGAATTTGCACGGCTCTTCACCGAACACCTGCCGGCTCTGGCAAAGCAGGATCCGGTGTTTGCTGACCTTGAAAACGTGTTTGACATGGCACTTGTCACGTCGCTGCTGCATTCACATGGTCTGGCCCGCCAGGTCGGCTGGATGCCGGAGACATTCGGAACCGACGGCGAATTCACAACGGCATCCGTCGACGTTCCCACGGAACTGATGACTGCAGCAGCATCTCGAGTCTACGAAGATCGCAGCGTCGTCCTTCAGGTCGCCGGCGGTGTTCGAGCCGACGTGGGTGAGCTGACTTCTGATGAGGCTGCATTCCACAGAAGTGATGAGCTGACGAAGCGCGTTTCTGAAGCGACTCCCGTCGGACAGCAGGACAACCGCTGGTGGTGGGACGCGGCTGTTGACCGCTGA